The Streptomyces spororaveus genome includes a region encoding these proteins:
- the nhaA gene encoding Na+/H+ antiporter NhaA: MAAPSPTDHKSRKLLGRLSLPELRFVGDALRAETVGGVLLLVAAIAALLWANIPAISASYSSVRSFHIGPASLGLDLSLQHWAADGLLAVFFFVAGIELKRELVAGDLRDARAAALPVIAALCGMAVPAVVYVLVNVLGHGSTDGWAVPTATDIAFALAVLAVIGTSLPSALRAFLLTLAVVDDLFAILIIAVFFTSDIDFLALGGAFTGLALFWFLLRRGVHGWYVYVPLALVIWGLMYNSGVHATIAGVAMGLMLRCTRRDGEQHSPGERIEHLVRPLSAGLAVPLFALFSAGVSLSDEAIAQVFTRPETLGVVLGLVIGKTVGIFGGTWLAARFTKAELNEDLAWPDVLAVASLAGIGFTVSLLIGELAFADDPVLTDEVKAAVLIGSLIAAVIACVMLKLRNRRYRALTEAEERDEDHDGIPDIYEEHNPAYHLRMAEIYEERAAEHRRRAETEAATALQTAAGSTNDGDRPA, translated from the coding sequence GTGGCCGCGCCCAGCCCCACCGACCACAAGAGCCGCAAGCTGCTCGGCCGCCTCTCACTGCCCGAGCTCCGCTTCGTCGGCGACGCCCTGCGCGCCGAGACCGTGGGCGGAGTCCTGCTGCTCGTGGCCGCGATCGCCGCCCTCCTGTGGGCGAACATCCCCGCCATCTCCGCGAGCTACTCCAGCGTCCGGTCCTTCCACATCGGCCCCGCCTCCCTCGGCCTGGACCTCTCGCTCCAGCACTGGGCGGCCGACGGGCTCCTCGCCGTCTTCTTCTTCGTCGCCGGCATCGAGCTCAAGCGCGAGCTCGTCGCGGGCGATCTGCGCGACGCCAGGGCGGCCGCGCTCCCGGTGATCGCCGCCCTGTGCGGCATGGCCGTGCCCGCGGTGGTCTACGTGCTCGTCAACGTCCTGGGCCACGGCTCCACGGACGGCTGGGCCGTGCCGACCGCCACCGACATCGCCTTCGCGCTCGCCGTCCTCGCCGTCATCGGCACCTCACTGCCGTCGGCCCTGCGCGCCTTCCTGCTGACCCTCGCGGTCGTCGACGACCTCTTCGCCATCCTGATCATCGCGGTGTTCTTCACCAGCGACATCGACTTCCTCGCGCTCGGCGGCGCGTTCACGGGACTCGCCCTCTTCTGGTTCCTGCTCCGCCGGGGCGTCCACGGCTGGTACGTCTACGTCCCGCTCGCCCTGGTCATCTGGGGCCTGATGTACAACAGCGGCGTCCACGCCACCATCGCCGGCGTCGCCATGGGCCTGATGCTCCGCTGCACCCGCCGGGACGGTGAGCAGCACTCCCCCGGCGAACGGATCGAGCATCTGGTCCGCCCCCTGTCGGCCGGTCTCGCCGTCCCCCTCTTCGCCCTCTTCTCCGCCGGAGTCTCCCTCTCCGACGAGGCCATCGCCCAGGTCTTCACCCGGCCCGAGACCCTCGGCGTGGTGCTCGGCCTCGTCATCGGCAAGACGGTGGGCATCTTCGGCGGCACCTGGCTGGCCGCCCGCTTCACCAAGGCCGAGCTGAACGAGGACCTCGCGTGGCCGGACGTACTCGCCGTGGCCTCGCTCGCCGGCATCGGCTTCACCGTCTCCCTCCTGATCGGCGAACTCGCCTTCGCCGACGACCCGGTCCTCACCGACGAGGTCAAGGCGGCCGTCCTGATCGGCTCCCTGATCGCCGCCGTGATCGCGTGCGTCATGCTCAAACTCCGCAACCGCAGGTACCGGGCGCTCACCGAAGCCGAGGAGCGCGACGAGGACCACGACGGCATCCCGGACATCTACGAGGAGCACAACCCCGCGTACCACCTGCGGATGGCCGAGATCTACGAGGAAAGGGCCGCGGAACACCGCCGCAGGGCCGAGACCGAGGCCGCCACCGCCCTCCAAACCGCAGCCGGGTCCACCAACGACGGCGACCGTCCGGCATGA
- a CDS encoding phage holin family protein translates to MSAVDQEAQGAELTLGQLVASATAEMSALVHDEIALAKAEIREDAKRVGSGSASIAAAGVFAVFSLPVLTFAAAYGIHNLGLGLAWSFLIVGSAFLLIAGVLTLIAVRKFKKIKPPEKSIASVKQTAALVGTVKPHPRPVSDNAVGVARSSS, encoded by the coding sequence ATGAGCGCAGTGGACCAAGAGGCGCAGGGAGCCGAGCTCACACTCGGCCAGCTGGTCGCCTCGGCCACCGCCGAGATGTCCGCGCTGGTGCACGACGAGATCGCCCTCGCCAAGGCGGAGATCCGCGAGGACGCCAAGCGCGTGGGCAGCGGCTCCGCCTCCATCGCCGCCGCAGGAGTGTTCGCGGTCTTCTCCCTCCCGGTGCTGACCTTCGCGGCGGCCTACGGGATCCACAACCTCGGGCTCGGACTCGCGTGGTCCTTCCTCATCGTCGGCAGCGCGTTCCTGCTGATCGCGGGCGTGCTCACGCTGATCGCCGTACGGAAGTTCAAGAAGATCAAGCCGCCGGAGAAGTCCATCGCCTCCGTCAAGCAGACCGCCGCGCTGGTCGGGACCGTCAAGCCGCACCCGCGGCCGGTGAGTGACAACGCTGTGGGTGTGGCACGCTCGTCCTCATGA
- a CDS encoding alpha/beta fold hydrolase yields MTAPTPDSSVPPTAATAVRLDLPGGRVVTHRDVAANGARFHVAELGDGPLVLLLHGFPQFWWTWRHQMTALADAGYRAVAMDLRGVGGSDRTPRGYDPANLALDITGVVRSLGEPDAALVGHDLGGYLAWTAAVMRPKLVRRLVVSSMPHPRRWRSAMLSDFGQTRASSHIWGFQRPFVPERQLVADGGALVGELIQDWSGPRPPEEEDLAVYRRAMCIPSTAHCSIEPYRWMMRSMARPDGIQFNRRMKRPVRVPTLHLHGSLDPVMRTRSAAGSGEYVEAPYRWRLFDGLGHFPHEEDPVAFSSELVNWLKDPEPDR; encoded by the coding sequence ATGACAGCGCCCACGCCGGACTCCAGCGTTCCTCCCACAGCTGCCACGGCGGTACGGCTCGACCTCCCCGGCGGGCGGGTGGTGACCCACCGGGACGTCGCCGCGAACGGCGCCCGGTTCCACGTCGCCGAGCTCGGTGACGGGCCGCTGGTGCTGCTGCTCCACGGCTTCCCGCAGTTCTGGTGGACCTGGCGGCACCAGATGACCGCGCTCGCGGACGCCGGGTACCGGGCGGTCGCGATGGACCTGCGCGGCGTGGGCGGCAGCGACCGCACCCCGCGCGGCTACGACCCCGCCAACCTCGCGCTCGACATCACCGGAGTCGTACGGTCCCTCGGCGAGCCGGACGCCGCGCTCGTCGGGCACGACCTGGGCGGGTACCTGGCCTGGACGGCGGCCGTGATGCGGCCCAAGCTGGTGCGCCGGCTCGTGGTGTCGTCCATGCCGCATCCGCGCCGCTGGCGCTCGGCGATGCTGTCGGACTTCGGCCAGACCAGGGCGAGTTCGCACATCTGGGGCTTCCAGCGGCCCTTCGTTCCCGAGCGGCAGCTCGTCGCCGACGGCGGAGCGCTCGTAGGGGAGCTGATCCAGGACTGGTCGGGTCCGCGGCCGCCCGAGGAGGAGGATCTGGCCGTGTACCGGCGGGCCATGTGCATCCCGTCCACCGCGCACTGCTCGATCGAGCCGTACCGCTGGATGATGCGGTCGATGGCGCGGCCCGACGGGATCCAGTTCAACCGGCGGATGAAGCGTCCGGTGCGGGTGCCCACGCTGCATCTGCACGGTTCGCTCGACCCGGTGATGCGTACCCGCAGCGCGGCCGGGTCCGGGGAGTACGTCGAAGCCCCTTACCGGTGGCGGCTGTTCGACGGCCTCGGGCACTTCCCGCACGAGGAGGACCCGGTCGCCTTCTCCTCCGAACTGGTGAACTGGCTGAAGGACCCCGAGCCGGACCGCTGA
- a CDS encoding MarP family serine protease, with amino-acid sequence MNVLDILLLLAAVWFAIVGYRQGFVVGILSVIGFLGGGLIAVSLLPLIWDRVTENGTQVSTTVVVISVVVIIICASIGQALTTHLGSKLRRQITWSPARALDATGGALVNVVAMLLVAWLIGSALAGTSLPTLGKEVRNSKVLLGVSRVLPEQANTWFSDFSSTLARNGFPQVFSPFSNEPITEVQAPDPTLASSPVADLAKRSIVKVVGTAPSCSKVLEGTGFVFAPGKVMTNAHVVGGVSEPTVQIGGEGRLYDAKVVLYDWARDIAVLDVPKLKAPPLEFSERDAASGNDAIVAGFPENGGYDVRSARVRGRINANGPDIYHRGTVRRDVYSLFATVRQGNSGGPLLTPDGRVYGVVFAKSLDDPNTGYVLTADEIRDDIRVGKDAVRRVDSQGCAL; translated from the coding sequence GTGAACGTGCTGGACATCCTGTTGCTTCTCGCCGCCGTATGGTTCGCGATCGTCGGCTACCGCCAGGGGTTCGTCGTCGGCATCCTGTCGGTGATCGGCTTCCTCGGCGGTGGTCTCATCGCCGTGTCCCTGCTCCCGCTGATCTGGGACCGGGTGACGGAGAACGGCACCCAGGTGTCCACCACGGTCGTCGTGATCTCCGTGGTCGTGATCATCATCTGTGCCTCGATCGGCCAGGCCCTGACCACCCACCTCGGGAGCAAACTCCGCCGCCAGATCACCTGGTCACCGGCGCGCGCGCTCGACGCGACCGGCGGGGCCCTGGTCAACGTGGTCGCGATGCTGCTCGTGGCCTGGCTGATCGGTTCGGCACTCGCCGGGACCTCGCTCCCCACGCTGGGCAAGGAGGTCCGCAACTCCAAGGTCCTCCTCGGCGTGTCGCGAGTCCTCCCGGAGCAGGCGAACACCTGGTTCTCCGACTTCAGTTCCACCCTCGCGCGCAACGGCTTCCCACAGGTGTTCAGCCCGTTCTCCAACGAGCCGATCACCGAGGTGCAGGCGCCCGACCCGACGCTGGCCAGCAGCCCCGTGGCCGATCTGGCGAAGCGCTCGATCGTGAAGGTCGTCGGTACGGCGCCCAGCTGCAGCAAGGTGCTGGAGGGCACGGGCTTCGTCTTCGCGCCCGGCAAGGTGATGACCAACGCGCACGTCGTCGGCGGGGTCAGCGAGCCGACCGTGCAGATCGGCGGCGAGGGCAGGCTGTACGACGCCAAGGTCGTGCTCTACGACTGGGCGCGCGACATCGCCGTCCTGGACGTGCCCAAGCTGAAGGCCCCGCCGCTGGAGTTCTCCGAGAGGGACGCGGCGAGCGGCAACGACGCGATCGTCGCCGGCTTCCCGGAGAACGGCGGGTACGACGTCCGGTCGGCCCGCGTCCGCGGGCGGATCAATGCCAACGGCCCGGACATCTACCACCGCGGAACCGTCCGGCGGGACGTCTACTCGCTGTTCGCGACGGTCCGCCAGGGCAACTCCGGCGGACCGCTGCTGACGCCCGACGGCAGGGTGTACGGGGTCGTCTTCGCGAAGTCCCTCGACGACCCCAACACCGGTTACGTGCTGACGGCGGACGAGATCCGCGACGACATCCGGGTCGGCAAGGACGCCGTACGCCGGGTGGACAGCCAGGGCTGCGCCCTCTGA
- a CDS encoding NUDIX hydrolase: MTRGTRDEAGTTVGARGGGGPAVTTVGLPGWLDPVVEAARSVQPGQLSRFLPPEDGRGRQSAVLVLFGEGARGPELLLMERAGTLRSHAGQPSFPGGALDPQDGDPHTTGPLRAALREAEEETGLDPSGVQLFGVLPRLYIPVSEFVVTPVLGWWRDPSPVGAVDLAETARVFTVPVADLTDPEHRVTTVHPSGHLGPGFTVESALVWGFTAGVIDRILHFAGWERPWDRSRQVPLDWRA; the protein is encoded by the coding sequence ATGACGCGCGGTACACGGGACGAGGCCGGAACCACGGTGGGAGCCCGCGGGGGCGGCGGCCCGGCCGTCACCACCGTCGGCCTGCCCGGCTGGCTCGACCCCGTCGTCGAGGCGGCCCGGTCCGTCCAGCCGGGGCAGCTGAGCCGGTTCCTGCCGCCCGAGGACGGCCGCGGGCGGCAGTCCGCCGTGCTCGTCCTGTTCGGGGAGGGCGCCCGGGGCCCCGAGCTGCTCCTGATGGAGCGTGCGGGCACGCTGCGCTCGCACGCGGGCCAGCCGTCCTTCCCCGGCGGTGCGCTGGACCCGCAGGACGGCGATCCGCACACCACCGGCCCGCTGCGCGCCGCGCTGCGCGAGGCCGAGGAGGAAACCGGACTGGATCCTTCCGGCGTGCAGCTCTTCGGCGTGCTGCCCCGTCTCTACATCCCCGTCAGCGAGTTCGTCGTGACCCCGGTGCTCGGCTGGTGGCGTGACCCCAGCCCGGTCGGAGCCGTGGACCTCGCGGAGACCGCACGGGTCTTCACGGTTCCCGTGGCCGATCTCACGGATCCCGAACACCGGGTCACGACCGTTCACCCGAGCGGCCACCTGGGGCCGGGATTCACCGTCGAATCTGCTCTGGTCTGGGGTTTCACCGCCGGAGTGATCGACCGGATCCTGCACTTCGCGGGCTGGGAGCGTCCGTGGGACCGCTCACGGCAGGTCCCGCTCGACTGGCGCGCATGA
- the nth gene encoding endonuclease III: MKTSARAAATPQGKVSAKKPKAVKPESRLAMVRRARRINRELAEIYPYAHPELDFRNPFELLVATVLSAQTTDLRVNQTTPALFAAYPTPEDMAAAAPEDLEELIRPTGFFRAKSRSLLGLSQALRDDFGGEVPGRIEDLVTLPGVGRKTANVVLGNAFGVPGITVDTHFGRLVRRWKLTEQEDPEKVEAEICAIFPKSEWTMLSHRVVFHGRRICHARKPACGACPIAPLCPAYGEGETDPEKAKKLLKYEKGGQPGQRLTPPPDYPGLPAPPLGGPVAAP; this comes from the coding sequence GTGAAGACGTCCGCGAGGGCTGCGGCCACCCCTCAGGGCAAAGTTTCGGCCAAGAAACCGAAGGCGGTCAAGCCGGAATCGCGCCTGGCCATGGTGCGCAGGGCGCGGCGCATCAACCGCGAGCTGGCCGAGATCTATCCGTACGCCCATCCGGAGCTCGACTTCCGCAATCCCTTCGAGCTGCTCGTCGCGACGGTGCTGTCCGCGCAGACCACCGACCTGCGGGTGAACCAGACGACCCCGGCCCTCTTCGCCGCCTACCCGACCCCCGAGGACATGGCCGCGGCCGCTCCCGAGGATCTGGAGGAGCTGATCCGGCCGACCGGGTTCTTCCGGGCCAAGTCGAGGTCCCTGCTCGGCCTCTCGCAGGCCCTGCGGGACGACTTCGGCGGGGAGGTGCCGGGCCGGATCGAGGACCTGGTGACGCTGCCCGGGGTGGGCCGCAAGACCGCGAACGTGGTCCTCGGCAATGCGTTCGGTGTCCCGGGGATCACGGTGGACACCCATTTCGGCCGGCTGGTGCGCCGCTGGAAGCTGACCGAGCAGGAGGACCCGGAGAAGGTCGAGGCCGAGATCTGCGCGATCTTCCCGAAGAGCGAGTGGACGATGCTCTCGCACCGGGTCGTCTTCCACGGCCGCCGGATCTGCCACGCGCGCAAGCCGGCCTGCGGGGCCTGCCCGATCGCCCCGCTCTGCCCGGCGTACGGGGAGGGCGAGACCGACCCGGAGAAGGCGAAGAAGCTGCTCAAGTACGAGAAGGGCGGCCAGCCGGGCCAGCGGCTCACCCCGCCCCCGGACTACCCGGGCCTCCCGGCCCCGCCGCTGGGGGGCCCGGTGGCGGCGCCCTAG
- a CDS encoding Crp/Fnr family transcriptional regulator — protein MDDVLRRAPLFAALDDEQAAELRASMGEVTLARGDALFHEGDPGDRLYVVTEGKVKLHRTSPDGRENMLAVLGPGELIGELSLFDPGPRTATATALTEVKLLGLGHGDLQPWLNARPEVATALLRAVARRLRKTNDQMSDLVFSDVPGRVARALLDLSRRFGVQSEEGIHVVHDLTQEELAQLVGASRETVNKALADFAGRGWLRLEARAVILLDVERLAKRSR, from the coding sequence GTGGACGACGTTCTGCGGCGCGCCCCGCTCTTCGCGGCGCTCGATGACGAGCAGGCCGCGGAGCTCCGCGCCTCCATGGGCGAGGTGACCCTCGCACGCGGTGACGCCCTGTTCCACGAGGGCGACCCCGGCGACCGGCTGTATGTCGTGACCGAGGGCAAGGTGAAGCTCCACCGCACCTCCCCCGACGGCCGCGAGAACATGCTGGCCGTCCTCGGCCCCGGCGAGCTGATCGGCGAGCTGTCGCTCTTCGACCCGGGCCCGCGCACCGCCACCGCCACCGCCCTGACCGAGGTCAAGCTCCTCGGCCTCGGCCACGGTGACCTCCAGCCCTGGCTCAACGCCCGGCCCGAGGTCGCGACCGCGCTGCTGCGCGCCGTCGCCCGGCGCCTGCGCAAGACCAACGACCAGATGTCCGACCTGGTCTTCTCCGACGTTCCCGGCCGTGTGGCGCGGGCGCTCCTCGACCTGTCGCGCCGCTTCGGCGTGCAGTCGGAGGAGGGCATCCACGTGGTGCACGACCTGACGCAGGAAGAGCTCGCACAGCTCGTCGGCGCCTCGCGCGAGACCGTGAACAAGGCCCTGGCCGACTTCGCGGGCCGCGGCTGGCTGCGCCTGGAAGCGCGTGCGGTCATCCTGCTGGACGTGGAGCGCCTCGCGAAGCGCTCCCGCTGA
- a CDS encoding nucleotidyltransferase domain-containing protein: MEHRGMDAYGYFEREGSLGRVQSEFRGVVAAARGRISEAYGRRLHSAYLYGSVPRGAARPGRSDLDLLLVLHHVPSDEDRDGAEVLARGLDEDFPEVDGVAVLLRDKGAVLSEAERFDLGWFLACLCTPLLGADLAEHLPRYRPDSLLARETNGDLADVLPGWRKRVREASTPQEYRKLSRLFSRRLVRTAFTLVMPRWGGWTSDLGESAEIFGMYYPERAAQLQAAAGVALEPVADPEVLRGYVEDLGPWLADEYTARHGTKTPRTA; the protein is encoded by the coding sequence ATGGAGCACAGAGGGATGGACGCGTACGGGTACTTCGAGCGGGAGGGGTCCCTGGGACGGGTGCAGAGCGAGTTCAGGGGCGTCGTGGCGGCCGCCCGGGGCCGGATCTCCGAGGCGTACGGCCGCCGGCTGCACAGCGCCTACCTCTACGGATCCGTGCCGCGCGGAGCGGCCCGGCCCGGGCGGTCCGACCTCGACCTGCTGCTCGTACTGCACCACGTGCCTTCCGACGAGGACCGGGACGGCGCCGAGGTGCTCGCCCGCGGGCTCGACGAGGACTTCCCGGAGGTCGACGGGGTCGCCGTCCTGCTCCGGGACAAGGGGGCCGTGCTGAGCGAGGCGGAACGATTCGACCTGGGCTGGTTCCTCGCCTGCCTGTGCACCCCACTGCTCGGCGCGGACCTGGCCGAGCACCTGCCGCGCTACCGGCCGGACAGCCTGCTCGCCCGCGAGACCAACGGCGATCTGGCCGACGTACTGCCCGGATGGCGCAAGCGGGTGCGGGAGGCTTCGACGCCGCAGGAGTACCGGAAGCTGAGCCGCCTCTTCTCCCGGCGCCTGGTGCGCACCGCCTTCACGCTGGTCATGCCGCGGTGGGGTGGCTGGACGAGCGACCTCGGCGAGTCCGCGGAGATCTTCGGCATGTACTACCCGGAACGCGCGGCTCAGCTGCAGGCCGCGGCCGGGGTCGCGCTGGAGCCCGTCGCGGATCCGGAGGTGCTGCGCGGTTACGTCGAGGACCTCGGGCCGTGGCTGGCCGACGAGTACACGGCCAGGCACGGGACCAAGACGCCGCGCACGGCCTGA
- a CDS encoding MBL fold metallo-hydrolase — translation MTDAAALPGQPRGVVTSGPATARAVNVLAPNASAMTLDGTNTWLVSEPGSDLAVVIDPGPLDDVHLRAVIATAEQAGKRIALTLLTHGHPDHAEGAGRFAELTRTKVRALDPALRLGDEGLAAGDVIRTGGLELRVVPTPGHTSDSLCFHLPADRAVLTGDTILGRGTTVVAHPDGRLGDYLDSLRRLRSLTVDDGVHTVLPGHGPVLEDAQGAVEYYLAHRAHRLAQVETAVENGCLTPESVVAQVYADVDRSLWPAAEWSVRAQLEYLQDHGLIPGGPE, via the coding sequence ATGACCGACGCCGCCGCACTGCCCGGACAGCCCCGCGGAGTCGTCACCTCCGGGCCCGCGACCGCCCGCGCGGTGAACGTCCTGGCCCCCAACGCCTCCGCGATGACCCTCGACGGCACCAACACCTGGCTGGTGTCGGAGCCTGGCTCCGACCTCGCCGTCGTGATCGATCCCGGCCCGCTGGACGACGTACACCTGCGGGCGGTCATCGCCACCGCCGAGCAGGCCGGCAAGCGGATCGCCCTCACCCTGCTCACCCACGGCCATCCCGACCACGCCGAGGGCGCGGGCCGCTTCGCCGAGCTCACCCGTACGAAGGTCCGCGCCCTGGACCCGGCCCTGCGCCTCGGCGACGAGGGCCTGGCCGCCGGTGACGTGATCCGGACCGGCGGGCTGGAGCTGCGCGTGGTCCCGACCCCCGGCCACACCAGCGACTCGCTCTGCTTCCACCTGCCGGCCGACCGGGCCGTGCTGACCGGTGACACCATCCTGGGCCGCGGCACCACCGTCGTCGCCCATCCCGACGGCCGCCTCGGCGACTACCTGGACTCCCTGCGCCGGCTGCGCTCGCTCACCGTGGACGACGGGGTGCACACCGTCCTGCCGGGCCACGGGCCGGTCCTGGAGGACGCGCAGGGCGCCGTCGAGTACTACCTGGCCCACCGCGCGCACCGGCTCGCCCAGGTCGAGACCGCCGTCGAGAACGGCTGCCTGACCCCGGAGTCGGTCGTCGCCCAGGTCTATGCGGATGTGGACCGGTCCCTGTGGCCGGCCGCGGAATGGTCCGTCCGGGCGCAGCTGGAGTACCTTCAAGATCACGGACTGATCCCGGGAGGGCCTGAATGA
- a CDS encoding NUDIX hydrolase, translating to MPNGQHGQQQPPAGGQWYPPEWPDRIRALADGSLVPVDPRRAATVMLLRDTPDGPAVHMLRRRASMAFAGGAYAYPGGGVDPRDEEHQVGWAGPSQEEWAARLGTDPRTAQAIVCGAVRETFEEAGVLLAGQTPDEIVGDTTGDDWEADRLALVARELSFAEFLDRRGLRLRSDLLGAWARWITPEFEPRRYDTWFFVAALPEGQRTRNASTEADRTVWIRPADAAAGYDKGELLMMPPTISTLRSLEPYGTAAGALASAAEQDLAPVLAQATLEDGELVLSWPGHDEFTKRVRPAGPADAAGPADASGPAGPAEPAGPGGPA from the coding sequence ATGCCGAATGGTCAGCATGGTCAGCAGCAGCCCCCCGCCGGAGGCCAGTGGTACCCGCCGGAGTGGCCCGACCGCATCCGCGCGCTCGCGGACGGCTCGCTCGTCCCGGTGGATCCGCGGCGCGCCGCCACCGTGATGCTCCTGCGCGACACCCCCGACGGTCCCGCCGTGCACATGCTGCGCAGGCGGGCCTCCATGGCCTTCGCCGGGGGCGCGTACGCCTATCCGGGCGGCGGGGTCGATCCCCGCGACGAGGAGCACCAGGTCGGCTGGGCGGGCCCCTCCCAGGAGGAGTGGGCGGCCCGGCTCGGGACCGATCCCCGTACCGCCCAGGCCATCGTCTGCGGCGCCGTACGGGAGACCTTCGAGGAGGCGGGCGTGCTGCTCGCCGGGCAGACCCCGGACGAGATCGTCGGCGACACCACCGGGGACGACTGGGAGGCCGACCGGCTGGCACTCGTGGCACGGGAGCTGTCCTTCGCGGAGTTCCTGGACCGCCGCGGCCTGCGGCTGCGCTCCGACCTCCTCGGCGCCTGGGCGCGCTGGATCACCCCCGAGTTCGAGCCGCGCCGCTACGACACCTGGTTCTTCGTCGCCGCCCTCCCCGAGGGGCAGCGCACCCGCAACGCCTCCACCGAGGCCGACCGGACCGTGTGGATCCGCCCGGCCGACGCGGCCGCCGGGTACGACAAGGGCGAGCTGCTGATGATGCCGCCCACCATCTCCACGCTGCGGTCGCTGGAGCCGTACGGGACCGCCGCGGGCGCTCTCGCCTCCGCGGCGGAGCAGGACCTCGCCCCCGTGCTGGCCCAGGCCACGCTGGAGGACGGCGAGCTGGTGCTCAGCTGGCCGGGGCACGACGAGTTCACCAAGCGGGTCCGCCCCGCGGGTCCCGCGGATGCCGCGGGTCCCGCGGATGCCTCGGGTCCCGCAGGTCCCGCCGAGCCCGCAGGTCCGGGAGGCCCCGCATGA
- a CDS encoding RidA family protein has protein sequence MSGVVEAKLAELGLTLPEVVPPLAAYQPAVRSGAYVFTAGQLPMIKGSLPVTGKVGAEVSPEQAKQLAATCALNALAAVKSVVGDLDKIARVVKVVGFVASAPDFTAQPGVLNGASELLGAVLGEKGVHARSAVGVAVLPLDAPVEVEIQVELVAGA, from the coding sequence ATGAGCGGCGTCGTCGAGGCGAAGCTGGCCGAGCTCGGCCTGACCCTTCCCGAGGTTGTTCCGCCGCTGGCCGCGTACCAGCCGGCCGTACGGTCGGGTGCGTACGTCTTCACCGCGGGCCAGCTCCCGATGATCAAGGGCAGCCTGCCGGTCACCGGCAAGGTCGGCGCCGAGGTCTCGCCGGAGCAGGCCAAGCAGCTGGCCGCCACCTGCGCGCTGAACGCCCTGGCCGCCGTCAAGTCGGTCGTGGGTGACCTCGACAAGATCGCGCGTGTCGTGAAGGTCGTCGGCTTCGTCGCCTCCGCCCCCGACTTCACCGCCCAGCCGGGTGTGCTGAACGGCGCGAGCGAGCTCCTGGGCGCCGTCCTCGGCGAGAAGGGCGTCCACGCCCGCAGCGCCGTCGGCGTGGCGGTCCTGCCGCTGGACGCCCCGGTCGAGGTCGAGATCCAGGTGGAGCTGGTCGCCGGAGCCTGA
- a CDS encoding DUF4177 domain-containing protein gives MTKKFEYATVPLLVHATKQILDTWGEDGWELVQVVPGPNNPEQLVAYLKREKA, from the coding sequence ATGACCAAGAAGTTCGAATATGCGACGGTCCCGCTGCTGGTTCACGCCACCAAGCAGATCCTGGACACCTGGGGCGAGGACGGCTGGGAGCTCGTCCAGGTCGTGCCCGGCCCGAACAACCCCGAGCAGCTCGTGGCCTACCTCAAGCGGGAGAAGGCATGA
- a CDS encoding ArsA family ATPase has translation MSRLQVVSGKGGTGKTTVAAALALALAREGGRTLLVEVEGRQGLAQLFGAEALPYEERKIAVAPGGGGEVYALAIDAERALLDYLQMFYKLGSAGRALKKLGAIDFATTIAPGLRDVLLTGKACEAVRRKDKAGRYVYDHVIMDAPPTGRITRFLNVNDEVAGLARFGPIHNQAQAVMKVLKSPETAVHLVTLLEEMPVQETADGIEELRAAGLPVGRVVVNMVRPHHLDEDTLRTAAGDHRAEVAKSLSRAGLGGARRGGLAERLVDPLLTQAAEHAGRVELERAQRTVLAGLDLPTYELPLLGAGMDLAGLYALAKELRKQSVAE, from the coding sequence GTGAGCAGGCTCCAGGTGGTCAGCGGCAAGGGCGGCACCGGCAAGACCACGGTCGCCGCAGCACTCGCGCTTGCCCTCGCACGCGAGGGCGGCCGGACTCTTCTCGTGGAGGTCGAGGGCAGGCAGGGGCTCGCGCAGCTCTTCGGCGCCGAGGCACTCCCCTACGAGGAACGGAAGATCGCCGTGGCGCCCGGCGGGGGCGGTGAGGTCTACGCGCTCGCCATCGACGCCGAACGGGCGCTGCTGGACTACCTCCAGATGTTCTACAAGCTCGGCTCGGCCGGCCGCGCCCTCAAGAAGCTCGGCGCCATCGACTTCGCGACGACCATCGCCCCCGGGCTGCGCGACGTCCTGCTGACCGGCAAGGCGTGCGAGGCGGTGCGGCGCAAGGACAAGGCCGGCCGGTACGTCTACGACCACGTGATCATGGACGCGCCGCCGACCGGGCGGATCACCCGGTTCCTGAACGTCAACGACGAGGTGGCGGGCCTGGCCCGGTTCGGGCCCATCCACAACCAGGCCCAGGCCGTCATGAAGGTCCTCAAGTCCCCCGAGACGGCCGTGCACCTGGTCACCCTCCTGGAGGAGATGCCCGTCCAGGAGACCGCCGACGGCATCGAGGAACTGCGCGCGGCCGGCCTGCCCGTCGGCCGGGTCGTCGTCAACATGGTCCGGCCGCACCACCTGGACGAGGACACCCTGCGCACCGCGGCCGGCGACCACCGCGCCGAGGTGGCGAAGTCTCTGTCCCGGGCGGGCCTCGGCGGGGCGCGCCGCGGCGGGCTGGCCGAGCGGCTGGTGGACCCGCTGCTCACGCAGGCCGCCGAGCACGCGGGCCGGGTGGAGCTGGAGCGCGCGCAGCGCACCGTACTGGCGGGGCTGGACCTGCCGACGTACGAACTGCCCCTGCTCGGCGCGGGGATGGATCTGGCCGGGCTGTACGCGCTGGCCAAGGAATTGCGGAAGCAGTCGGTGGCCGAATGA